From the genome of Arvicola amphibius chromosome 9, mArvAmp1.2, whole genome shotgun sequence:
TACAGACAACAGGCATTGGTGGGAATAAGACCCAGGGCACAGGACACATCAGAGACCCATGTCTTCCAGCTCTGAGCAGAGATCTGGAAAAGCCCATAGAACaggcttcttcttcccagaacctTCCACTTCTGTCCCCTCATGGGGTTCCCATTCTGCCTAGAATCAATGAGAGGGCTGCATGTGCCACAGGGTTCATGGGACATTGGGGCCGTCACTCACCAGCCATATAAGCTGCCTTCCTCcgatctgaaaaacaacatggagGACTCGAGTGGGCTGCTGGGCTACTGAGGGGACACAGAGTCAGGAGGAAAAGCATGAGGGGCACACAGGGCTCGGGAGGAAAAGCATGAGGGACACACATGGCTCGGGAGGAAAAGCATGAGGGGCACACAGGGCTCGGGAGGAAAAGCATGAGGGGCACACAGGGCTCGGGAGGAAAAGCATGACTCACCCAGCTCCTCTTGGAGTGTGCCTGAAAAACAGCGAGAAGAGAGGAGCTGTGCACTTGGCAGAAACACAGGAAACGATGCTGTTTCCCACTAGTCTACCCACAGCCCAGCTGACCCAGGACTCCAGCCCTGCTCTAGGGGCTTTGGGGGCCACCTACTCTGATCCCAGAACCCTGGATCTTCCTGGAGACTCTGGCCCAGTCCTTCACTGCCATCAGGACTTACACGCTGTCTTCAGAGCATCCTCCTTTGTCTTCTGCAACTCCTCCTGCTCACGCCACAGATTCTCCAGTTCCTGATGCACCTGCAGCCTTGCACGCTGCTCCcatataagaaaacaggaagaccCTAGGACTAGAAGTCCCATCATGGTCATGCTCACGGCAAAAGCTGGTATCCAGGGAGAAGCCTGAGGGAAGAAGGGCTCTGTGGCCCAGGCAGAGAGCCAGTGAGGGGCACACCTGAGGACAGCCAGCCCGGCACACTCCAGAAAGACCGTCCACTTCCCAAGCTCTGTAGGAGGAGGAACAGCCCTCACCTGGGATGAAGATGGCCATGGCCTTCTCCTGGCCCAGGATGGGATTGAAGGTGGAGCAGGTCACATTCCCCAAGAACCTGTCTCTCACCACCAATGTGCTCTCCACGCTGAACAGCCCTTCAGCATCTTCAGTGTGGGTCTCAGAGGGTGCTGAGAGCATCTCCCCTCTGGAGTCTCTCCACTGCACGTGGGGCTTCGGGTACCACCCTGAAGCTctgcacaccacacccacaccaccaTGTTCTGTGCCTGTGATGTGCACTTCAGGGACAGAGCCCATCCCTGCAGGAGGACACGTGTGAGGACCCCAGAAGACACTTTGGGCTCAGGGACCCAGGATCACCTGTGCGTCTCATAGGAGCCTCTCATGGGAAACAGGTATTGAAGAGGAAAGCCCTCCCGGGCTGGGACCAGGATTTGCCCCCATTGCTGAACAACAGAAAGATAACAGTGTCCACTGCTATGGGGAACAGGGCAGGGCCACTCTTCTGTCAACCACAAGACCCAGAGGAAACTGGAGGACACTGAGCCCCAGAGCCCTGAGGTAGAAACCATCACTCTGTCTCCCCATTCtccacacacctgtgacccccaGGAGAGCAGGACACCCAGCTCCGCCCGGGGAAACCCTGAacgtccttccttcctccacccaaTCATTTGTCTAAAGCATTGATCATTTCTCACTGACTTCTCATGGGCGCTCTCTGACTGTTTCTGCATACTCCCCTAAAATATGAAATCCAACAGCTGGTGTTTACCATGACCTTGACAGAATCCCTGGTCCCCAGAACAAGGTCAAGAACATTTTAGGTCTACACATATAGAATTTGATTGAAATAACCTATATAAGAATGTAACACCTATttctaatctcaaaaaaaaaaactaaaaatggagATAACAATAATGGCCCAGAGCCATGTATGGCAGAGATGCCTGTGAGCCCAGAActaagaagaagcaggaggatccaaCATTCAGGGTCACCCTCCACTATACGGCTGACTTAAccacagtctggtctacataagacattgcttaaaaataaattaaggagcTGAGTGACATGATCCCTTACTTTCACCCACACACAGGTCCCCCAACATCATGAGAACAGGGATCAGTTAACCAACCTGCCACCTTCAGCTCCAAGATGGCCTCTTCAtagaagagaccctgtctgaagaagCAGACGTATATCCCTCTGTCTGAGACCTGGACATTTCCGATGCGCACGGCAGCCTTGCCTTGGTGGAACTGGTCCTTCACCAGCGAGGTGCGTCCTGAATACCCAGCCATCTGCTCTTGCTTCTGCTCTTGTTGGTCCCGATAGACAAACACTGCTTCTGAGAATCTGGAGCGGAACCACCTGAGCTCCATCTTCTCCACATTCACGGCTGGAGacagggagcagggaagtatggCTTCCCCGCCTGGAGCAGCCACGATGGGGTCTGAGGGACCAAACACCCGGAACTGCTCTGTGGACACAGATGTCACCGTGAGAGGACTGAAGAGACACAGGTTAAAGCAGAGAACACCCACTAAGACACGGAATGTCCTGGGAGCAGACGAGGTTGCTCTGGGCATTGTGAGTTAGACGTCTATGATTATTGTACAAGAGATCTTCAGACTACGGCAGTGCGGCCCATAACTCATGGGAGAAACTCCCCATTCTGCCTGTACCCCTGACCCcattaaaaaaaacctctctgCGTTCTCTCTCCACTTTGTGTGCACTTGGTCCCAGGGTGCCTTTCAGGTAACTGGGTCTCAGCCCAGAGCTCAGGCTTGAGTAGTTCTGGGGTGGGCCAAGATCCTGCCTTTGTAAAATCCCTGCAGATGCTCACACCT
Proteins encoded in this window:
- the LOC119822476 gene encoding butyrophilin subfamily 1 member A1-like; translated protein: MSNCFKHALLRHVTCLFALTQLLPRASTEQFRVFGPSDPIVAAPGGEAILPCSLSPAVNVEKMELRWFRSRFSEAVFVYRDQQEQKQEQMAGYSGRTSLVKDQFHQGKAAVRIGNVQVSDRGIYVCFFRQGLFYEEAILELKVAGMGSVPEVHITGTEHGGVGVVCRASGWYPKPHVQWRDSRGEMLSAPSETHTEDAEGLFSVESTLVVRDRFLGNVTCSTFNPILGQEKAMAIFIPEPFFPQASPWIPAFAVSMTMMGLLVLGSSCFLIWEQRARLQVHQELENLWREQEELQKTKEDALKTACTLQEELDRRKAAYMAAWRKAQLYADWCREHFQSWSVTLDPDSAHPILAISQDRRRVTWKDTTMHLDGPFSVLGMEGISSGRRYWEVEIRRGDSSEWTLGVCREDVVRKNWYSECPGKGFWSVGRSNDVYWAFTEPGKTSLSFRQAPQCVGVFVDYSEGDISFYNMSEKSHIFSFHEASFSGTLFPYFRLKSGDVSMILSSMVHDSEGEEVEEGKEKEEGERKKREKKGKRLFLPTLEESGNPPGERLTPGSGVVDSPPGEESPFLPHPGDAFLP